A section of the Quatrionicoccus australiensis genome encodes:
- a CDS encoding response regulator, whose translation MSRFFHSPSLRARLASINFYVLASAIAFVSLVILLTSACITVRTQVIDGETRLELLNAILAPALASDDQAAANQLLTSLRAQPDVQSVAIFRLDRTLFAAYERDAGSGHPGAPLPVDAQPMHEFHWSAIDFLAYVHLDRAERGWIRLVIDLSTIYQQVFWYLGLILLEMAVALMIALRLQSRQIDRLMSPLLVLTEHMAQVSRGQLDTRAAETGVAELDLLGEGFNAMVEQIRERDRWLASHLGSLEQMVEQRTRELRSAKDLAEAGSQAKSEFLATMSHEIRTPMNGVLGMTELLLNTRLEPTQRQFVEAVERSGRHLLGIINDILDFSKIESGKLELEEVDFDLLGLLEESLELFSQPAQKKGLELVADLPLAESLVVRGDSLRLRQVIANLLSNAVKFTDHGEIVLSLVFGISDENRFNLTLTIRDTGIGIPPEAQEKIFEHFLQADGSTTRKYGGTGLGLAICRSLVDMMGGKLSVSSQPGQGSCFVITFSLPFGQLVEAQESISTVSMSGARMLVVDDNQTSLEVMLGQARKKGFDVGAAVSGVEALARLRESAEAGEPFSVVLLDLHMPGLPGLHVASAIRSDERLKATRIVVLSSSVELIAKEDQARLDISACLVKPVRQAELFEAIELAFRRRAVRANKVSAVPPRLRGRVLIAEDNESNLIVARAHLERAGIRVSTVSDGRQALEMLADERFDLVLMDCQMPLLDGFEATRILRQREEGSGLHLPVVALTANAMPGDRIRCMEAGMDDYLTKPYSGDEMLAILQRWLPAERRQPEVEASAPDAEKVVIASPLDPSALDKIRALSPARAEVLVQQLLSAYLKAATQDMARLELALRCSDVEQLASAAHGLKSSSFNVGANRFAEILRDIEGGGRAGNLTEVSLHVESLMLEWGRVCLAVKQMLAENPA comes from the coding sequence ATGAGCAGGTTCTTCCATTCGCCGTCCTTGCGCGCACGGTTGGCCAGTATCAATTTTTATGTCCTGGCTTCTGCCATTGCCTTTGTTTCCCTGGTGATTCTTTTAACGTCCGCTTGTATCACCGTGCGTACCCAGGTGATTGATGGAGAGACGCGTCTTGAATTGCTGAACGCGATTCTTGCTCCTGCGCTTGCGTCGGATGATCAGGCTGCTGCGAACCAGTTGCTGACATCTTTGCGTGCCCAACCTGACGTCCAGTCGGTTGCGATTTTTCGTCTCGATCGTACGTTGTTTGCCGCCTACGAACGGGATGCCGGATCCGGGCATCCCGGCGCGCCCTTACCGGTCGACGCTCAGCCAATGCATGAATTTCATTGGTCGGCGATTGATTTTCTGGCATATGTGCATCTCGATCGGGCTGAGCGGGGATGGATCCGCCTAGTCATTGATCTCTCGACAATCTACCAGCAAGTGTTCTGGTATCTCGGGTTGATCCTGCTGGAGATGGCTGTTGCCTTGATGATTGCCCTGCGCCTTCAATCTCGTCAGATCGATCGTTTGATGAGTCCCCTGCTTGTCCTTACCGAGCACATGGCGCAGGTGTCGAGAGGGCAGCTTGATACTCGCGCGGCAGAAACCGGGGTGGCGGAACTGGATCTGCTGGGGGAGGGGTTCAATGCCATGGTCGAACAGATTCGTGAGCGGGACCGCTGGTTGGCTTCGCATCTGGGCAGCCTGGAGCAGATGGTCGAGCAGCGTACGCGCGAGTTGCGGAGCGCCAAAGATCTTGCAGAGGCAGGGAGTCAGGCAAAAAGCGAGTTTCTGGCAACGATGAGTCACGAAATCCGCACTCCGATGAATGGTGTGCTGGGGATGACCGAGTTGCTGCTCAATACCCGCCTGGAGCCAACGCAGCGTCAGTTCGTTGAAGCCGTAGAGCGTTCAGGTCGCCATCTGCTGGGCATCATCAACGATATCCTGGATTTTTCCAAAATTGAGTCTGGCAAGCTCGAACTTGAGGAAGTCGATTTTGATCTTCTCGGGCTGCTCGAGGAGTCGCTTGAGCTGTTTTCACAGCCAGCCCAAAAAAAGGGACTCGAGTTGGTTGCCGATTTGCCCTTGGCCGAATCCTTGGTGGTGCGAGGAGATTCCCTGCGCTTGCGGCAGGTGATTGCCAATCTGTTGAGTAATGCGGTGAAATTTACCGATCACGGCGAAATAGTACTGTCATTGGTATTCGGTATTTCCGACGAAAACAGGTTCAATCTGACCTTGACCATAAGGGATACCGGGATTGGTATTCCGCCCGAAGCTCAGGAAAAAATATTCGAACATTTTTTGCAGGCGGATGGTTCGACTACCCGAAAGTACGGAGGGACCGGGCTGGGGCTCGCCATTTGTCGCAGCCTGGTCGATATGATGGGCGGGAAGTTGTCGGTATCCAGTCAGCCAGGGCAGGGCTCCTGTTTTGTAATCACCTTCAGTTTGCCATTTGGTCAGTTGGTCGAGGCACAAGAGTCCATCTCGACAGTCAGCATGTCCGGGGCGCGCATGCTGGTGGTGGATGACAACCAGACCAGTCTTGAAGTCATGCTGGGTCAGGCCAGGAAAAAAGGCTTCGATGTCGGGGCGGCTGTTTCCGGTGTGGAGGCGCTCGCCCGCTTGCGTGAATCGGCCGAAGCCGGTGAGCCTTTCTCGGTGGTGTTGCTTGACCTGCATATGCCCGGCTTGCCGGGACTGCATGTCGCCAGTGCCATTCGCAGCGACGAGCGCCTCAAGGCGACGCGGATTGTGGTCCTTTCATCTTCGGTCGAGTTGATCGCCAAAGAGGATCAGGCGCGTCTTGATATTTCTGCTTGTCTCGTCAAGCCGGTGCGTCAGGCAGAGCTTTTCGAGGCAATCGAGTTGGCGTTCCGGCGCCGGGCGGTTCGCGCCAACAAGGTTTCGGCTGTGCCACCGCGTTTACGGGGGCGTGTGCTGATTGCCGAAGATAATGAAAGCAATCTGATCGTTGCCCGGGCTCATCTCGAACGAGCAGGCATCAGGGTGAGTACCGTCAGTGATGGGCGGCAGGCACTTGAAATGCTTGCCGACGAGCGTTTCGATCTTGTTCTGATGGATTGCCAGATGCCATTGCTTGATGGCTTCGAGGCCACCCGAATACTGCGTCAGCGCGAGGAAGGAAGCGGACTGCATCTTCCGGTTGTCGCCTTGACCGCCAACGCCATGCCCGGAGATCGTATCCGTTGCATGGAGGCCGGGATGGATGACTACCTGACCAAACCATACAGCGGGGATGAGATGCTGGCTATTCTCCAGCGCTGGTTGCCAGCCGAACGGCGCCAACCGGAAGTCGAAGCGAGCGCGCCCGATGCAGAAAAGGTGGTGATTGCCAGTCCGCTGGATCCATCTGCTCTCGACAAGATTCGTGCGCTGTCTCCGGCGCGGGCCGAGGTTCTCGTGCAGCAACTGCTGAGTGCTTATCTGAAGGCGGCGACGCAGGATATGGCGCGCCTGGAATTGGCGCTCCGGTGCTCTGATGTCGAGCAATTGGCAAGCGCCGCGCATGGATTGAAGTCGAGTTCATTCAACGTCGGGGCCAATCGTTTCGCTGAAATCCTGCGGGATATCGAGGGGGGCGGTCGGGCGGGTAACCTGACGGAAGTTTCCCTGCATGTCGAGTCCCTGATGCTCGAGTGGGGGAGGGTTTGCCTGGCCGTCAAGCAGATGCTTGCCGAGAATCCTGCATGA
- a CDS encoding response regulator, with the protein MQIYGLSQQKESKKHGNGKTIQRFYIGLQCHLYKLAYVKLMRQTALIVEDDPGTRHVLSATLLSAGINSIFAETGAEMWQQLSENPDVIILDLSLPDSDGLELLRQLRQQSEIPVLIHSTRSDEVERIIGIEIGADDFLPKPCNLRELVARTRGLLRRTQGRQPAQKNEARRMHFGDWILDTASRELTDAEGRPAPLGVSAFALLSAFLDHPFEPLSREMLSRVLKREYVPYDRIIDVHVSQIRRILGKQADGSSFIKTLRSQGYVFIAAVEASQ; encoded by the coding sequence ATGCAGATCTACGGATTGTCACAGCAAAAAGAATCGAAAAAACATGGGAATGGTAAAACAATTCAAAGGTTTTACATTGGATTACAATGCCATCTTTACAAACTCGCTTACGTCAAACTTATGCGCCAAACTGCGCTCATTGTCGAAGACGATCCGGGAACGCGCCATGTTCTCAGCGCCACGCTTTTATCTGCCGGCATCAATAGCATATTCGCCGAAACCGGCGCAGAAATGTGGCAACAGCTCTCCGAAAATCCCGATGTCATTATTCTTGACCTCAGCCTGCCGGATTCGGATGGCCTGGAACTCCTGCGCCAGTTGCGACAACAGTCGGAAATTCCGGTATTGATTCACTCTACCCGATCGGACGAAGTCGAACGCATCATCGGCATCGAAATCGGTGCAGATGACTTTTTGCCCAAGCCCTGCAATCTCCGCGAACTGGTTGCACGAACCCGGGGCTTGCTGCGCAGGACACAAGGACGTCAACCTGCGCAAAAAAATGAAGCTCGACGCATGCATTTTGGCGACTGGATCCTTGATACTGCATCGCGCGAACTCACCGATGCCGAGGGACGTCCCGCACCATTAGGCGTTTCCGCCTTTGCTCTGCTCTCTGCATTTCTCGACCACCCTTTTGAGCCGCTTTCCCGGGAAATGCTTTCCCGCGTACTGAAACGCGAATATGTTCCGTACGACAGAATCATTGACGTTCATGTCAGCCAGATTCGCCGCATCTTGGGCAAACAAGCGGATGGCAGCAGTTTCATCAAGACCCTGCGCTCCCAAGGCTATGTTTTCATCGCAGCAGTGGAAGCCTCGCAATAG
- a CDS encoding response regulator, which produces MSQPICRVLVADDDPTVALLMPIALDPSEFSVVVVDNGLDALAEFKRTPCDIVLLDVEMPGMDGFAVCAAIRQSRGRDFPVVLVSGHRDPESIARAEQLNASYIAKPVNWQLISAQLKALLAQPRPAARS; this is translated from the coding sequence ATGAGTCAGCCGATATGCCGGGTCCTCGTTGCCGATGACGATCCCACCGTTGCCCTGCTGATGCCGATAGCACTTGATCCGAGCGAGTTTTCTGTTGTCGTTGTTGATAATGGCCTGGATGCGCTTGCCGAGTTCAAACGCACACCTTGCGATATTGTGCTGCTTGACGTCGAAATGCCGGGAATGGATGGCTTTGCGGTTTGTGCGGCGATTCGCCAAAGCCGGGGGCGCGATTTCCCGGTGGTGCTGGTAAGCGGTCATCGCGATCCGGAGAGTATCGCCAGGGCTGAGCAACTGAATGCCAGCTACATTGCCAAGCCGGTAAATTGGCAGTTGATCTCCGCCCAGTTGAAAGCCTTGCTGGCGCAGCCTCGTCCTGCAGCCCGTTCCTGA
- a CDS encoding potassium channel family protein, with protein MHAFGTLGYMYLTDGKYSWFDCFYMTFITVATIGFGEIIDMSSNQPARVLTVILGILGAGNLSMLFSVVTVALLETDLNGTLQRKRMEKTIKKLKGHYILCGFGRVGRNIAHELEATNRHYVAIDEDNVRLQEYKEKNPGLLYLHGDASDDDILMAADLEDAKGVFAVTGDDSRNLMIVITAKQLKPNVRIVARCMETRNMEKMRKAGADAIVSPDFTGGMRIASAMIRPHVVSFLDEMLKSEKNLRVEEVPVPAGFIPKPIAALKLRSANYVLLAVRERNGEWQFNPDNDFLIKPGFMLIAMASPVGRMEIEALLIELAS; from the coding sequence GTGCACGCGTTCGGCACCCTGGGCTACATGTACCTGACGGATGGAAAGTACTCCTGGTTCGACTGTTTTTACATGACGTTCATTACCGTCGCCACGATCGGCTTTGGTGAAATCATTGATATGTCGAGTAATCAGCCGGCCCGGGTACTGACGGTCATTCTTGGCATTCTGGGGGCGGGCAATCTGTCGATGCTGTTCTCGGTCGTGACGGTTGCGTTGCTGGAAACCGATCTCAATGGAACTCTGCAGAGAAAGCGTATGGAAAAAACCATCAAGAAGCTCAAGGGACATTACATCCTCTGCGGTTTCGGCCGGGTCGGGCGCAATATCGCGCATGAGCTGGAGGCGACCAATCGCCACTACGTCGCCATCGACGAAGACAATGTCCGCCTGCAGGAGTACAAGGAAAAAAATCCTGGCCTCCTCTATCTGCATGGCGATGCGAGCGACGACGATATTCTGATGGCGGCCGATCTCGAGGATGCCAAAGGGGTTTTCGCCGTCACCGGCGATGACTCGCGCAATCTGATGATCGTCATTACGGCCAAACAGTTGAAGCCCAATGTCCGCATCGTCGCCCGCTGCATGGAAACCCGCAACATGGAGAAAATGCGCAAGGCGGGTGCCGATGCCATCGTTTCTCCCGACTTTACCGGCGGCATGCGCATTGCCTCGGCGATGATCCGGCCGCATGTGGTTTCTTTTCTCGATGAAATGCTCAAGTCGGAAAAAAACCTGCGTGTCGAGGAGGTCCCGGTCCCCGCCGGTTTCATTCCGAAGCCGATTGCGGCTCTCAAGCTGCGTAGCGCCAACTATGTGTTGCTGGCCGTGCGCGAGCGCAATGGAGAATGGCAGTTCAATCCCGATAATGATTTCCTGATCAAGCCCGGGTTCATGTTGATTGCCATGGCCAGTCCGGTCGGTCGCATGGAAATCGAGGCCTTGCTGATTGAGCTCGCTTCCTGA
- a CDS encoding STAS domain-containing protein has product MLIDSREVGEGAPVLSISGRLDFTRRQEFLAAVDGFFKGLSTPLEVRLDCANLTYLDSSGLGLLLVVRDRARNLGCTVALLDCNAGVREILGTAQFGRLFRVS; this is encoded by the coding sequence ATGCTGATTGACAGTCGCGAAGTCGGGGAGGGAGCTCCGGTTCTATCGATTTCCGGGCGCCTGGATTTCACCCGGCGTCAGGAGTTTCTTGCAGCGGTCGACGGTTTTTTCAAGGGACTTTCGACGCCGCTCGAGGTGCGGCTTGATTGTGCCAATCTGACTTATCTCGACAGTTCCGGCCTGGGCTTGTTGCTGGTCGTGCGCGACCGGGCACGCAATCTCGGTTGTACGGTGGCCCTGCTTGATTGCAATGCCGGGGTGCGGGAAATTCTCGGTACGGCCCAGTTCGGGCGACTGTTCCGCGTTTCCTGA
- a CDS encoding DUF3124 domain-containing protein produces the protein MKLVNLRKLLFGACGLFLLCGAVSAQELRPQAKSQTLYLPIYSHMLYGNLGKSGKASYVLLSALVSIRNTDARRPLRVLSARYYDTQGKLLGERVPTAVTIPPLGTLELFVELNDASGGSGANFVVKWDADTAISPPLVEALHANMDGGKAVIFMTQSVPIVE, from the coding sequence ATGAAACTGGTTAATTTGCGCAAGTTGCTGTTCGGCGCGTGCGGGCTGTTCCTGTTGTGCGGAGCTGTATCAGCCCAGGAGTTGCGTCCTCAGGCGAAAAGCCAGACGCTGTACTTGCCGATTTACTCTCACATGCTCTATGGCAATCTTGGCAAGAGCGGCAAGGCGTCATACGTGCTGCTTTCCGCCCTGGTCAGCATCCGCAACACGGATGCCCGTCGTCCCTTGCGCGTTTTGTCGGCCCGCTATTACGACACTCAGGGGAAATTGCTGGGGGAACGGGTGCCGACTGCCGTCACCATCCCGCCTCTGGGAACGCTGGAGCTTTTTGTCGAACTGAACGATGCCTCGGGCGGTTCCGGAGCCAATTTTGTGGTCAAGTGGGATGCCGATACTGCGATCAGCCCACCTCTGGTCGAAGCTCTGCACGCCAATATGGATGGTGGCAAAGCCGTCATTTTCATGACTCAGTCCGTGCCGATTGTCGAATAG